A section of the Gasterosteus aculeatus chromosome 10, fGasAcu3.hap1.1, whole genome shotgun sequence genome encodes:
- the mrpl24 gene encoding large ribosomal subunit protein uL24m, translated as MRLTALLSMAARVVIPKDYRFGTNRPWTAAAKRLNPPGKKRRKVFVEPMAAEDWSVLRGDTVEILAGKDKGKQGKVIQVFRHRNWVMLEGLNTHHRYIGKGVDSRGTYIASEAPILLRDVALIDPSDRKPADVQWKFTEEGERVRVSLRTGRIIPKPVVQRRDGIVQEQWKDGPKDTSPEDTLAKTYVPSLKTLEEEVMETLGIQENRRHRRSYWY; from the exons ATGAGGCTGACCGCTCTCCTGTCGATGGCAGCCAGGGTAGTTATTCCCAAAGACTACCGCTTCGGCACCAACAGGCCGTGGACAGCGGCCGCCAAGCGGCTGAATCCTCCggggaagaagagaaggaaggtGTTCGTGGAGCCGATGGCGGCAGAGGACTGGTCCGTGCTCAGAGGGGACACG GTTGAAATTCTCGCCGGGAAGGACAAAGGGAAGCAAGGAAAAGTGATCCAAGTCTTCAGACACAGAAACTGGGTTATGCTGGAGGGTCTGAACACG CATCACAGGTATATTGGAAAAGGTGTGGACAGCCGAGGGACGTACATTGCTAGTGAGGCCCCCATCCTGCTCCGCGACGTCGCACTCATTGACCCCTCGGACAG GAAGCCCGCTGACGTGCAGTGGAAATtcacagaggagggggagagagtcCGAGTGTCGCTCAGGACGGGTCGAATCATCCCGAAACCTGTTGTGCAGCGTCGAGATGGAATTGTGCAAGAGCAgtggaaag ATGGACCGAAAGACACCAGTCCAGAAGACACTCTAGCAAAAACCTATGTACCGTCTCTAAAAACCCTGGAAGAGGAAGTGATGGAGACGCTGGGCATCCAGGAGAACAGAAGACACAGGCGCTCCTACTGGTACTGA